A portion of the Clostridium gelidum genome contains these proteins:
- a CDS encoding DUF1015 domain-containing protein produces the protein MAIVKAFKGIRPVAELATKIAALPYDVMNSDEAREMVVGNPHSFLHVDKPEIDLDPAIDAHDPKVYEKARENLDRMITDGEYTQDEKPCLYIYRQIMNGRSQTGIVFCASIDDYMNNIIKKHEFTRADKEEDRINHVDYCDANTGPIFLTYKEDQIASEIIDAWIQNESKRKPVYNFVAEDGISHIVWVIDNEIIISEIVDLFKEVDYLYIADGHHRSASAVKVGLKRRAEKPDYTGNEEFNYFLAVAFPDNDLMVMDYNRVVKDLNGLTKDALIGKLEEKFTVTEAKSSEPVKPAKKHTFGMYVENKWYVLEAKDGIYNAEDPIDSLDVAILQNNVLTPILGIEDVRTSDRIDFIGGIRGLKELERRANKDMKIAFSMYPTEVRDIMSVADIGEVMPPKSTWFEPKLRSGLFVHKLK, from the coding sequence ATGGCAATAGTTAAAGCTTTTAAGGGAATAAGACCAGTTGCAGAATTAGCTACAAAAATAGCAGCTTTGCCTTATGATGTAATGAATAGCGATGAAGCAAGAGAAATGGTAGTTGGAAATCCACATTCATTTCTTCATGTTGATAAACCTGAAATAGATTTGGATCCAGCAATAGATGCACATGATCCAAAAGTCTATGAAAAGGCTAGAGAAAACCTTGATAGAATGATAACCGATGGAGAATATACTCAAGACGAGAAACCTTGCTTATACATATATAGACAAATAATGAATGGAAGATCCCAAACAGGAATAGTATTTTGTGCTTCCATTGATGATTATATGAACAATATTATTAAAAAGCATGAATTTACTAGAGCAGATAAAGAAGAAGATAGAATTAATCACGTTGATTATTGTGATGCAAATACAGGACCTATTTTCTTAACATATAAAGAAGATCAAATTGCATCAGAAATAATAGATGCTTGGATTCAAAATGAGAGTAAGAGAAAGCCTGTATATAATTTTGTAGCTGAAGATGGAATAAGTCATATTGTTTGGGTAATTGATAATGAAATTATCATAAGTGAAATAGTTGATTTATTTAAAGAAGTAGATTACTTATATATTGCAGATGGACATCATAGATCAGCATCTGCTGTAAAGGTTGGACTTAAGAGAAGAGCAGAAAAACCAGATTATACTGGTAATGAAGAATTTAATTATTTCTTAGCAGTTGCATTCCCAGATAATGATTTAATGGTTATGGACTATAACAGAGTAGTTAAAGATTTGAATGGGTTGACTAAAGATGCGTTAATTGGAAAACTTGAAGAAAAGTTTACTGTAACAGAAGCAAAAAGTTCCGAACCAGTTAAACCAGCTAAGAAGCATACATTTGGAATGTATGTAGAAAATAAATGGTATGTATTGGAAGCTAAAGATGGTATTTACAATGCTGAAGATCCAATTGATAGTCTAGACGTTGCAATACTTCAAAACAATGTCTTAACACCTATCTTAGGAATTGAAGATGTAAGAACATCAGATAGAATAGATTTCATTGGTGGAATTAGAGGTCTTAAAGAGCTTGAAAGAAGAGCAAACAAAGACATGAAGATAGCATTCTCAATGTATCCTACTGAAGTTAGGGATATAATGAGCGTTGCAGATATTGGAGAAGTGATGCCACCGAAATCAACATGGTTTGAACCTAAGCTTAGAAGTGGATTGTTTGTTCATAAATTAAAATAA
- a CDS encoding D-2-hydroxyacid dehydrogenase: MIRVLTNDGLENASIEALRALGAEVINEHFEQDILGEKLKDFDAIVIRSATTLTSDVFKAEEGGKLKLAIRAGVGIDNIDIPAGEAIGVAVKNTPSASSDSVAELAIGHMFALARFIAISNYTMRNGEWNKKKYQGTEIAGKTLGIVGMGRIGQSLAKKATALGMTVIYYTIEGKHDDLDYDFVSLEEVLKTSDFISLHVPYDKAAGSLIGKKELELMKSTAYVINCARGKVVDEAALLEALNNGEIAGAGIDVFEQEPTKNEALINHAKVSVTPHIGAATEEAQTRIGEEVVSVIKEFFNI; this comes from the coding sequence ATGATTAGAGTATTAACAAACGACGGATTAGAAAACGCATCAATTGAAGCATTAAGAGCATTGGGCGCAGAGGTTATTAATGAACATTTTGAACAAGACATATTAGGAGAAAAATTAAAGGATTTCGATGCAATAGTTATTAGATCAGCTACAACTCTTACTTCTGATGTATTTAAAGCAGAAGAAGGCGGAAAATTAAAATTAGCTATAAGAGCTGGTGTTGGAATAGACAATATAGATATACCTGCTGGAGAAGCAATTGGAGTAGCTGTAAAAAATACACCTTCAGCTAGTTCAGATTCAGTTGCAGAACTTGCAATTGGTCATATGTTTGCATTAGCAAGATTTATTGCTATATCTAACTACACTATGAGAAATGGTGAATGGAATAAAAAGAAATACCAAGGAACTGAAATTGCAGGTAAAACACTTGGAATTGTTGGAATGGGAAGAATAGGTCAATCTTTAGCTAAGAAAGCTACAGCTTTAGGGATGACTGTTATATATTATACAATTGAAGGAAAACATGATGATTTAGATTATGACTTTGTATCATTAGAAGAAGTATTAAAGACTTCAGACTTTATTTCACTTCACGTACCATATGACAAAGCAGCAGGTTCATTAATTGGAAAGAAAGAATTAGAATTAATGAAAAGTACTGCATATGTTATTAACTGTGCTAGAGGTAAAGTTGTTGATGAAGCAGCATTACTTGAAGCTCTTAATAATGGAGAAATTGCTGGAGCTGGAATTGATGTATTTGAACAAGAACCAACTAAGAATGAAGCATTAATTAACCATGCAAAAGTTAGCGTTACACCACATATTGGAGCTGCAACTGAAGAAGCTCAAACAAGAATTGGTGAAGAAGTAGTTTCAGTAATTAAGGAATTCTTTAATATATAA
- a CDS encoding peptide ABC transporter substrate-binding protein codes for MKKSKVKQICAIALATTIGLSVLVGCGSKTTDKGAAPAGEKQELVFNLAADTKTLDPGLNQSVDGAIIAVNAFEGLAKLDDNDKAIPGQAEKWEVSPDGLKYTFHLKKDLKWSNGDPLKASDFEYAWKRVLNPETASEYSFQMLYLKGGSEYNTGKGTADQVGVKATDDTTLEVTLAGPCPYFLELTAGPTYMPVEQKIVESNKDWATDVKTLVSNGPFKFTDYKIKDQIVLEKNENYVSKDGVKLNKLTMKMVTEPTSAWASFKAGQFDMVYDVPEPEVEAAIKDGSATQFKDLSTDYININISDKAKEVNPDAAKVLSDIRIRKAMSLAIDRTAITENVIKNHPTPAHGFIPDSILDADGKVFASKQYFDPKGNVEEAKKLLAEAGYPNGEGLPQMTILYNPEGGNGARYQPIQDMLKKAGFNVELQTQEWKVFQTTRTNKQYEVARGGWTGDYVDPMTFLDMFTPESAQNDPGYNNPKYIELIHNAKNEADAKKRMEMLHQAEDLLMEDMPIIPLWYTNQTRGIKSYVKGVRVSPLRFIYFDKAYIEGKK; via the coding sequence ATGAAAAAGAGCAAAGTAAAACAAATTTGCGCAATAGCTTTAGCGACAACAATTGGACTTTCAGTATTAGTTGGTTGTGGTTCTAAAACTACTGACAAAGGTGCAGCACCAGCTGGAGAGAAACAAGAATTAGTATTTAATTTAGCGGCAGACACAAAGACTTTAGATCCAGGATTAAATCAATCAGTGGATGGGGCTATTATAGCAGTAAATGCTTTTGAAGGTTTAGCTAAGTTAGACGACAATGATAAAGCAATTCCAGGTCAAGCTGAAAAATGGGAAGTGTCTCCAGATGGATTGAAATATACTTTTCATTTAAAGAAAGATCTTAAATGGTCAAATGGAGATCCACTTAAGGCAAGCGATTTTGAATATGCATGGAAAAGAGTATTAAATCCAGAAACAGCATCTGAATACTCATTCCAAATGTTATACCTTAAAGGCGGAAGTGAATATAATACTGGAAAAGGAACAGCAGATCAAGTTGGGGTTAAAGCAACTGATGATACTACATTAGAAGTTACTTTAGCAGGACCATGTCCATATTTCTTAGAATTAACAGCTGGTCCAACATATATGCCAGTAGAACAAAAGATTGTTGAAAGCAATAAAGATTGGGCAACTGATGTTAAAACTTTAGTTTCTAATGGACCTTTCAAATTTACAGATTATAAGATTAAAGACCAAATTGTATTAGAAAAGAATGAAAATTATGTATCAAAAGATGGTGTTAAGCTTAATAAATTAACAATGAAGATGGTTACTGAACCTACATCAGCATGGGCAAGTTTTAAAGCAGGTCAATTTGATATGGTATATGATGTTCCAGAACCTGAAGTTGAAGCAGCAATAAAGGATGGAAGTGCAACTCAGTTTAAAGATTTATCAACTGATTATATAAATATCAATATTTCAGATAAAGCTAAAGAAGTAAATCCAGATGCTGCTAAAGTATTAAGTGATATAAGAATAAGAAAAGCAATGTCACTTGCTATAGACAGAACAGCAATTACTGAAAATGTTATAAAAAATCATCCAACACCAGCTCATGGATTTATACCAGACAGTATTCTTGATGCAGATGGAAAAGTGTTTGCTAGTAAGCAATACTTCGATCCAAAGGGGAATGTAGAAGAAGCTAAGAAGTTATTAGCTGAAGCTGGATATCCTAATGGTGAAGGATTACCACAAATGACAATATTGTACAATCCAGAAGGCGGTAATGGGGCTAGATATCAACCTATCCAAGATATGTTAAAGAAGGCTGGGTTTAATGTTGAACTTCAAACTCAAGAATGGAAAGTATTCCAAACAACAAGAACTAATAAGCAATACGAAGTTGCAAGAGGTGGATGGACAGGTGATTATGTAGATCCAATGACATTCTTAGATATGTTCACACCAGAATCAGCACAAAATGATCCAGGATATAATAATCCTAAGTATATTGAATTAATTCATAATGCAAAGAATGAAGCAGATGCTAAGAAGAGAATGGAAATGCTTCATCAAGCAGAAGATTTATTAATGGAAGATATGCCAATTATCCCTTTATGGTATACTAATCAAACAAGAGGAATCAAGAGCTATGTTAAGGGTGTAAGAGTATCTCCACTTAGATTCATATACTTTGATAAAGCTTATATAGAAGGAAAAAAATAA
- a CDS encoding ABC transporter ATP-binding protein, with the protein MEDNKDIILEVKDLCKYFPAKKSLFGAKSYVKAVDRVSFTLKRGETLGLVGESGCGKTTTGRTILKLYEPTSGQIIFNGKDITKNSVKEMIPLRKEMQMIFQDPYASLDPRMTVGDIIGEAIDVHKLLTGGARTERIRSLLSKVGLASDHINRYPHEFSGGQRQRIGIARALAVEPSLIVCDEPISALDVSIQAQVVNMLEELQEELGLTYLFIAHDLSMVKHISTHIGVMYLGRMVEKGESNQVYSEGLHPYTQALLSAVPIPDPDVAKNNKRIILEGDIPSPIDPPPGCRFKGRCRYAKPICSEIDPELKEVKPGHFVACHLYD; encoded by the coding sequence GTGGAAGATAATAAAGATATAATTTTAGAAGTTAAAGACTTATGTAAATACTTCCCTGCAAAGAAGAGCTTATTTGGTGCTAAAAGCTATGTTAAGGCAGTGGATAGAGTTTCATTTACACTTAAAAGAGGAGAAACTTTAGGGCTTGTAGGTGAGTCGGGATGCGGTAAGACAACTACAGGAAGAACAATATTAAAGCTTTATGAACCAACATCTGGACAAATAATTTTTAATGGAAAAGATATAACAAAAAATTCAGTAAAAGAAATGATTCCTTTAAGAAAAGAAATGCAAATGATTTTTCAAGATCCATATGCATCATTGGATCCAAGAATGACTGTTGGAGATATAATTGGAGAAGCGATTGATGTACATAAATTACTAACAGGTGGAGCAAGGACAGAAAGAATAAGAAGTTTATTATCAAAAGTAGGGCTTGCAAGTGACCATATAAATAGATATCCTCATGAATTTTCAGGAGGACAAAGACAAAGAATAGGTATAGCAAGAGCATTAGCTGTAGAACCATCATTGATAGTTTGCGATGAGCCAATTTCAGCTCTTGACGTTTCAATACAAGCGCAAGTTGTAAACATGCTTGAAGAACTTCAAGAAGAATTAGGATTGACTTATCTTTTCATAGCTCATGACCTTTCAATGGTTAAACATATATCAACTCATATTGGAGTTATGTACCTAGGAAGAATGGTTGAAAAGGGAGAAAGTAATCAAGTATATTCAGAAGGTTTACATCCATATACACAAGCATTACTTTCAGCAGTGCCAATACCAGATCCGGATGTTGCTAAAAATAATAAAAGAATCATATTAGAAGGAGATATTCCATCACCAATAGATCCACCACCAGGATGTAGATTTAAAGGTAGATGTAGATATGCAAAACCAATTTGTTCTGAAATTGATCCAGAATTAAAGGAAGTTAAGCCAGGACATTTTGTAGCATGTCATTTATATGATTAA
- a CDS encoding ABC transporter ATP-binding protein, whose amino-acid sequence MENLLDVKNLGTSFKTSAGEVHAVRGVSFSLEKGEALGIVGESGCGKSVTMMSIMRLLADNGRLASGEIHFNGKDISSVKESVMETIRGNDIGMIFQDPMTSLNPVYTIGDQLMEPLLKHRKVSRAEAKKEAIKMLGLVGIPSPEKRMKQYPHEFSGGMRQRAMIAMSLICEPKLIIADEPTTALDVTIQAQILDLMKDLKQKLGTAIILITHDLGVVADVCSRINVMYGGLIVETGTTEDIFYRGKHPYTWGLLRSIPNPKGDMREKLIPIEGQPPDLLNPPIGCPFAARCDYAMKVCIQKQPPLFEAGENHHVACWLCHEDAPKIESPIRRIK is encoded by the coding sequence ATGGAAAATTTATTAGATGTAAAGAATTTAGGAACCTCCTTCAAAACTAGTGCTGGTGAAGTGCATGCAGTAAGAGGTGTATCATTTAGCTTAGAAAAGGGAGAAGCACTAGGTATAGTTGGAGAATCAGGTTGTGGCAAAAGTGTTACTATGATGTCAATTATGAGATTATTGGCTGACAATGGAAGGCTTGCAAGTGGAGAAATCCATTTTAATGGTAAAGATATTTCTAGTGTTAAAGAATCAGTGATGGAAACTATAAGAGGTAATGATATTGGAATGATATTCCAAGATCCTATGACATCATTAAATCCAGTATATACAATAGGAGACCAATTAATGGAACCCCTATTAAAGCATAGAAAAGTTAGCAGAGCAGAAGCAAAAAAGGAAGCTATAAAGATGCTTGGATTAGTTGGAATACCAAGTCCTGAGAAAAGAATGAAACAATATCCACATGAATTTTCAGGTGGTATGAGACAAAGAGCCATGATAGCTATGAGTTTAATTTGTGAACCAAAGCTTATTATAGCGGATGAGCCTACAACAGCTTTAGATGTTACAATTCAAGCTCAAATCCTTGATTTAATGAAGGATTTGAAACAAAAGCTTGGTACTGCAATTATATTAATAACTCATGATTTGGGAGTTGTTGCAGATGTATGTAGCAGAATTAATGTAATGTATGGTGGACTAATAGTAGAAACAGGAACTACTGAAGATATATTCTATAGAGGAAAGCATCCTTATACTTGGGGACTTTTAAGAAGTATACCAAATCCTAAGGGAGATATGAGAGAAAAACTTATTCCAATTGAAGGACAACCACCAGATTTATTGAATCCACCAATTGGATGTCCGTTTGCTGCAAGATGTGACTATGCAATGAAGGTTTGTATCCAAAAGCAGCCGCCACTATTTGAAGCAGGAGAAAACCATCATGTGGCATGTTGGTTATGCCATGAAGATGCACCCAAAATCGAATCGCCTATAAGGAGGATAAAGTAG
- a CDS encoding ABC transporter permease has protein sequence MENQFKIEKELFTPLSAEEKKISVTIRPSVGYWEDAWRRLKKDRMALMSLIVIIAIIAAAVLVPWFSKYDYASNDLSNTYLAPSAEHWFGTDNLGRDLFVRNLYGARYSLIIAGLAAVINLFIGIIYGGVAGFFGGVIDNILMRIVDVLSSIPLTIYVIIFMAVLNKPGANGSGLFTIVLGLSITYWIGMARIVRGDVLQLKQQEFVLAAKSLGASNSRILIRHLIPNCIGSIMVTLTLLIPEAVFTEAFLSFIGLGIAAPRASLGTLANEAMQAIYSYPLQLLFPAAIICLIILCFNLFGDGLSQALDPKNKR, from the coding sequence ATGGAAAATCAATTTAAAATAGAAAAGGAATTATTTACTCCTCTAAGCGCGGAAGAAAAGAAAATTAGCGTAACTATTAGACCAAGTGTCGGTTATTGGGAAGATGCTTGGAGGAGATTAAAAAAAGATAGAATGGCACTTATGTCATTAATAGTAATAATAGCTATAATTGCGGCAGCGGTATTAGTACCATGGTTCTCTAAATATGATTATGCATCAAATGATTTATCGAATACGTATTTAGCACCTTCAGCTGAACATTGGTTTGGAACAGATAATCTAGGAAGAGATTTGTTTGTTAGAAACTTATATGGAGCAAGATATTCACTAATTATTGCAGGTTTAGCAGCAGTTATAAATCTATTTATTGGTATAATATATGGTGGAGTAGCTGGTTTCTTTGGTGGAGTAATAGATAATATATTAATGAGAATAGTGGATGTTTTATCTTCAATTCCTTTGACTATATATGTAATAATTTTTATGGCTGTTTTAAATAAGCCAGGAGCTAATGGAAGTGGGCTTTTTACAATTGTATTAGGACTTTCCATAACATATTGGATTGGAATGGCTAGAATAGTAAGAGGAGATGTACTTCAATTAAAGCAACAGGAATTTGTTCTTGCGGCAAAATCATTAGGTGCATCAAATTCTAGAATATTAATTAGGCACTTGATTCCAAATTGTATTGGATCAATAATGGTTACATTAACATTACTAATTCCAGAAGCTGTATTTACAGAAGCATTTTTAAGTTTTATAGGTCTTGGAATTGCAGCACCTAGAGCATCACTTGGAACTTTAGCAAATGAAGCAATGCAGGCAATTTATTCATATCCGCTTCAATTACTGTTTCCAGCAGCTATAATTTGCTTAATAATATTATGTTTTAACCTTTTTGGTGATGGATTAAGCCAAGCATTAGATCCTAAGAATAAGAGATAG
- a CDS encoding ABC transporter permease, which yields MYKYIGKRFVTSLLTIWVVITVTFFLMRLMPGGPFDGEKLTPQIRANIEAKYGLDKPLSMQYVMYMGNLVKGDFGESMVFKGRQVSETIGKSFPASAELGIIAVLIALIGGILLGTLAALKNGRWPDRVVVFVATLCITIPSFVIGAVLIYILGVKFTLLPPTGFGEWKNDIMPCIALSAASLSFITRLTRSKLIDVLKSDYIRTAKAKGLSKSTIVFKHALRNSLIPIVTYVGPLTASILTGGFVTEKIFAIPGLGNEFVQSVTNRDYSMLLGVTVFYCTMLIFFTFFVDILYILIDPRIKLQDAEA from the coding sequence ATGTATAAATATATTGGAAAAAGATTTGTTACAAGCCTATTAACAATATGGGTTGTAATAACAGTAACATTTTTTCTAATGAGGCTTATGCCAGGAGGCCCATTTGATGGAGAAAAGTTAACACCGCAAATTAGAGCAAATATAGAGGCGAAATATGGACTTGATAAACCTTTATCAATGCAATATGTAATGTACATGGGCAACTTAGTTAAAGGAGACTTCGGTGAATCGATGGTTTTCAAAGGTAGACAAGTATCGGAAACTATAGGTAAGTCGTTTCCAGCATCTGCAGAACTAGGTATAATAGCAGTACTTATTGCATTAATAGGAGGTATACTTCTAGGAACACTAGCAGCACTTAAAAATGGAAGATGGCCAGATAGGGTGGTAGTATTTGTTGCAACACTTTGTATTACAATACCAAGTTTCGTAATAGGTGCAGTTTTAATTTATATATTAGGTGTTAAATTTACATTACTACCTCCAACAGGATTTGGTGAGTGGAAAAATGATATAATGCCATGTATAGCACTATCAGCAGCATCATTATCGTTTATTACAAGACTTACAAGGAGTAAGTTGATAGATGTGTTAAAGTCAGATTATATAAGAACTGCAAAAGCGAAAGGTTTAAGCAAGAGTACTATTGTATTTAAACATGCATTAAGAAATTCATTAATACCAATTGTTACATATGTTGGGCCTTTAACAGCGTCTATATTAACAGGAGGATTTGTTACAGAAAAGATTTTTGCAATTCCTGGACTTGGTAATGAATTTGTACAATCAGTTACAAATAGAGATTATAGCATGTTACTAGGAGTAACAGTCTTTTATTGTACAATGTTAATATTCTTCACTTTTTTTGTTGATATATTATATATATTAATTGATCCAAGAATAAAATTACAAGATGCGGAAGCTTAG
- a CDS encoding sigma-70 family RNA polymerase sigma factor, which yields MLEAELVKGLISKDVKAFQEFVDVYSTDILKTISYVLKESQDKDYIDECFDDVIMQVSKKSDTFKFECPFRNWVMCIAKNKSLDYKRKIKKYYNEVELNGHISENKSAEDEYLKEELPTEINDIINRLVETEKTLFIKKYVLDLSTKELCEYYLINENVLYKRLSRLRDKLKNLWGNKNCRREDIYE from the coding sequence ATGCTTGAAGCAGAATTAGTAAAAGGCCTAATATCTAAGGATGTAAAGGCTTTTCAAGAATTTGTTGATGTATATTCAACGGATATATTAAAAACAATTTCATATGTCTTAAAAGAATCTCAAGATAAAGATTATATTGACGAATGCTTTGATGATGTTATAATGCAAGTTTCTAAAAAGAGTGACACATTCAAATTTGAATGTCCTTTTAGAAATTGGGTTATGTGTATAGCTAAAAATAAATCATTAGATTATAAAAGAAAAATCAAAAAATATTACAATGAAGTAGAACTTAATGGACATATTAGTGAAAATAAGAGTGCAGAGGATGAATATCTAAAAGAAGAACTACCAACTGAAATTAATGACATTATAAATAGATTAGTTGAGACAGAAAAGACCTTATTTATTAAGAAATATGTATTAGATCTTTCAACAAAGGAATTATGTGAATATTATCTTATCAATGAAAATGTATTATATAAAAGATTAAGTAGACTGCGGGATAAACTGAAAAACCTATGGGGAAATAAGAACTGTAGAAGGGAGGATATTTATGAATAA
- a CDS encoding M13-type metalloendopeptidase has product MKKMKRLGAIASILVFLLMMYPSSYNSVIASEIGSNVETANNNVRSQDDFYDAINSKWLNTAKIENGKSTTSTFDDVEKKVTNQTKDIINQLLIDKDKYKENSDEKKIINVYKNTLNIEARNKDGLKPVGKILDEIKASQTIDDITKLWVNKEIINSTIKFSVNRDIHDVTNNILYIAPTGLSLGDSDEYTNPIESTVRNKKLTEDFFNKILVLSGYTQDEAKIKVDNMFKFEGMIAPSIMGKQEKLTTSNLINSVYNVYTLDELNNLAPNLNLPSIMSSLGLDKANKIVLQDPRWLEAFNKIYTQENLPLIKNYIEMVNLIFASGYLNEDFQNANKEYESNLLGIKGAVSKEEDAVDTVSSMMGMAVGKIYAERYVSKETKEDVENITKEIVETYKKQIQNLDWMSSSTKKNAIDKLDKLNVQIGYPKEWVNYSKISIKSYEEGGSLFQNIMNLRIFQSNEMLSRINQPVDEKQNGFKPQTVNAYYSANENSIIIPGGIIQGHFYNLNATREVNLGGIGAIIGHEISHAFDNTGAQYDADGNLNNWWTEKDYAQFTQKAYKIAGFYGGIEALPGEKINGYLTVGENIADIGGVSCLLKILNKMDKPDYKVFFESYATTWRQITTKEYEEYALSIDVHSPNKFRVNAVLPQFQEFYDTYGITEKDGMYVKPEDRLGIW; this is encoded by the coding sequence ATGAAAAAGATGAAGAGATTAGGTGCGATAGCAAGTATATTAGTATTCCTATTAATGATGTATCCATCATCGTATAATAGTGTTATAGCATCTGAGATAGGATCTAATGTCGAAACCGCAAATAATAACGTAAGGTCACAAGATGATTTTTATGATGCAATAAATAGTAAGTGGCTTAATACAGCAAAAATTGAAAACGGAAAGTCAACGACCTCTACTTTTGATGATGTTGAAAAAAAAGTAACAAATCAGACAAAAGATATAATTAATCAATTATTAATTGATAAAGATAAATATAAGGAAAATAGTGACGAAAAGAAAATAATCAATGTATATAAAAATACACTAAATATAGAAGCAAGAAATAAAGATGGATTAAAACCAGTTGGAAAAATTTTAGATGAAATTAAGGCATCACAAACAATAGATGATATTACAAAGTTATGGGTTAATAAAGAAATAATAAATTCTACAATAAAGTTTTCTGTAAACAGAGATATACATGATGTTACAAATAACATATTGTATATAGCACCTACAGGACTTAGTTTAGGAGATTCAGATGAATATACTAATCCTATAGAGAGTACTGTTAGAAACAAAAAATTAACAGAAGATTTTTTCAATAAAATTTTGGTGTTAAGCGGATATACACAAGATGAAGCAAAAATTAAAGTAGATAATATGTTTAAATTTGAAGGAATGATAGCACCATCCATTATGGGCAAACAAGAAAAATTAACCACTTCAAATTTAATTAATTCTGTTTACAATGTTTATACTTTAGATGAACTTAATAATTTAGCGCCAAATTTAAACTTACCATCAATTATGAGTTCTTTAGGTTTAGATAAAGCAAATAAAATTGTTTTACAAGATCCGAGGTGGTTAGAGGCATTCAATAAAATATATACACAAGAAAATTTGCCTCTTATAAAGAACTATATAGAAATGGTTAATTTGATTTTTGCATCAGGTTATTTAAATGAAGATTTTCAGAATGCTAATAAAGAATATGAAAGTAACCTACTTGGAATAAAGGGAGCTGTATCAAAAGAAGAAGATGCTGTAGATACAGTAAGCTCTATGATGGGGATGGCTGTTGGAAAGATTTATGCAGAAAGATATGTTTCTAAAGAGACAAAAGAAGATGTGGAAAACATAACTAAAGAAATTGTAGAAACATATAAAAAACAAATTCAAAACCTTGATTGGATGAGTTCATCAACTAAGAAAAATGCTATTGATAAATTAGATAAATTAAACGTCCAAATAGGGTATCCAAAAGAGTGGGTTAACTATTCAAAAATAAGTATTAAATCTTATGAAGAAGGAGGTTCACTTTTTCAAAATATTATGAACTTAAGGATTTTTCAAAGTAATGAGATGCTTAGCAGAATAAACCAACCAGTGGATGAAAAACAAAATGGTTTTAAACCTCAAACAGTTAATGCATATTATAGTGCAAATGAAAATTCAATTATTATCCCAGGGGGAATTATCCAGGGTCATTTTTATAATTTAAATGCAACTAGAGAAGTCAATCTAGGTGGGATTGGCGCTATTATTGGTCATGAAATTAGCCATGCATTTGATAATACGGGTGCACAATATGATGCAGATGGAAATCTTAATAATTGGTGGACTGAAAAAGATTATGCGCAATTTACACAAAAAGCTTATAAAATAGCAGGTTTTTACGGTGGAATAGAAGCTTTGCCAGGAGAAAAAATTAATGGTTATCTTACAGTTGGGGAGAATATTGCTGATATTGGAGGCGTATCTTGTCTTTTGAAAATATTAAACAAAATGGACAAGCCTGATTACAAGGTATTTTTTGAAAGCTATGCAACTACTTGGCGTCAAATAACAACTAAAGAATATGAGGAGTATGCCCTAAGCATAGATGTTCATTCACCTAATAAATTTAGAGTAAATGCAGTGCTTCCACAATTTCAAGAATTCTATGACACATATGGAATTACAGAAAAAGATGGTATGTATGTTAAGCCAGAAGATAGACTTGGAATTTGGTAA